Proteins found in one Mucilaginibacter inviolabilis genomic segment:
- a CDS encoding plasmid mobilization protein, which yields MEPIKKLNGRPKLKEGKRTKFINVRFTEDEYREVTELEKELSVSKTDLIRMRILSDAKKTVINSRELIRYIDDAGAEMGRIGNNINQLAKHANTLKLKGALNPAVIKQFNLLFEEYISVQQQFEVSLRKIIRAMGA from the coding sequence ATGGAGCCTATTAAGAAACTGAATGGGAGGCCGAAATTAAAGGAAGGTAAACGGACGAAATTCATTAATGTCAGGTTTACGGAAGACGAATACAGGGAAGTAACTGAACTGGAAAAAGAGTTGTCTGTTTCTAAAACAGACCTCATCAGGATGCGGATTTTATCGGATGCGAAAAAGACGGTGATCAATTCCAGGGAGCTGATCAGATACATTGACGACGCAGGTGCGGAAATGGGACGGATCGGCAATAATATTAACCAGCTGGCTAAACATGCGAACACCCTTAAGTTAAAGGGTGCGCTGAATCCTGCCGTTATAAAGCAATTCAACCTGCTGTTTGAAGAATACATCAGTGTCCAACAACAGTTCGAAGTTTCGCTCCGGAAGATCATCCGTGCCATGGGAGCGTAA
- a CDS encoding helix-turn-helix domain-containing protein, whose amino-acid sequence MKFQVYLPCDQLLPYVKHLIVSENEDPNTYQILPDTALVIGFQYRGKLAYLTDAKTHPLATAGITGLRDTYRVFQNTAGIGSVLVVFRETGAARFFHQPLHELFGKSLPLEHFFDASELAELEEKLVTATGDHDRIKLVEQFLTGQLNERSADLLVNRALEYIHQSKGTIRMSELASLLHTSASPLEKRFRQAIGASPKKFATIVRARNVLAAMERGNQDYAEYLSAFYDQAHFIKDFKKFAAVTPEQYLKRLK is encoded by the coding sequence ATGAAGTTTCAAGTTTATTTACCTTGTGATCAGCTACTGCCTTATGTGAAGCACCTGATTGTTTCGGAAAATGAAGATCCGAACACTTATCAGATCCTGCCTGATACCGCCTTAGTGATCGGTTTTCAGTACCGGGGTAAACTGGCTTACTTAACTGATGCTAAAACGCACCCGCTGGCGACCGCCGGTATAACGGGTTTACGGGATACTTACCGGGTATTCCAAAACACTGCCGGCATAGGTTCGGTGTTGGTCGTATTCCGGGAAACCGGCGCGGCCAGGTTTTTTCACCAACCCTTGCACGAACTGTTCGGGAAAAGCCTGCCACTGGAACATTTCTTTGATGCCAGCGAACTTGCTGAACTCGAAGAAAAACTGGTTACGGCTACGGGCGATCATGACCGCATCAAACTGGTCGAGCAATTTTTGACCGGACAATTAAACGAACGTTCCGCTGATCTCCTCGTTAATCGCGCGTTGGAATATATCCACCAGTCGAAAGGCACTATTCGCATGAGCGAACTTGCTTCTTTGCTGCATACCAGCGCCAGCCCGCTTGAAAAACGCTTCCGACAGGCAATCGGTGCCTCCCCTAAAAAGTTTGCTACCATTGTCAGGGCACGGAACGTATTGGCGGCTATGGAACGAGGTAACCAGGATTATGCCGAATATCTTTCAGCATTCTATGACCAGGCGCATTTTATAAAAGACTTCAAAAAATTCGCCGCGGTCACGCCTGAACAATATTTAAAGCGCCTGAAATAA
- a CDS encoding plasmid transfer protein — protein sequence MARKYPVYKGLQRPLIFKGFKGKFIYWGIASLLTGLVFGALTMSLVNMWLGAMVLIGFVVGGLLFTASKQKGGLHSKSRSSNIYILNHYGRKNLV from the coding sequence ATGGCCAGGAAGTATCCTGTATATAAGGGGCTGCAACGGCCCCTTATATTCAAAGGGTTCAAAGGCAAATTCATTTACTGGGGTATTGCCTCCCTTCTGACCGGCCTCGTATTCGGCGCATTAACCATGTCACTGGTCAACATGTGGCTTGGCGCCATGGTACTGATCGGCTTTGTCGTTGGCGGATTATTATTCACCGCCTCGAAACAAAAAGGCGGCCTTCATTCCAAAAGCCGCAGCTCAAACATTTACATTTTAAATCATTATGGGCGTAAAAACCTTGTTTAA
- a CDS encoding ParA family protein: MICLFGNQKGGVGKSTLTVLSGNYLSLAKDWPVTIIDMDYQQSISQKFEKAKVLENEEPYDVLPANLESFAPLIPVLTKNKKDAVLIDLPGKLDDDGLIPVFKAADLVICPFAYDEFTFESTVLFSVVLKKVNPKVDVVFIPNRIKANVKFEIMSEVNEQLSKFGKITAAIPDRIDFQRITTFQTPLSLYGIITPVFDEIFADRLWKK, translated from the coding sequence ATGATCTGTTTATTTGGAAACCAAAAGGGCGGCGTTGGAAAAAGTACGCTCACCGTCCTATCAGGGAATTACCTGAGCCTGGCTAAAGACTGGCCGGTTACCATCATTGACATGGATTACCAGCAGTCCATTTCGCAAAAGTTTGAAAAAGCCAAGGTGCTGGAAAATGAAGAGCCGTATGATGTGTTACCGGCAAACCTGGAAAGTTTCGCCCCGCTGATCCCCGTCCTTACAAAAAACAAGAAGGACGCGGTATTGATCGACCTGCCCGGCAAACTGGATGATGATGGGCTAATCCCCGTCTTTAAAGCCGCCGACCTGGTCATCTGCCCGTTCGCTTATGACGAGTTTACCTTTGAATCCACGGTGTTATTTAGTGTCGTTCTTAAGAAGGTAAATCCCAAAGTGGATGTTGTTTTTATCCCCAACCGGATCAAGGCAAATGTCAAGTTCGAGATCATGAGCGAGGTAAATGAGCAGCTTTCCAAATTCGGAAAGATCACCGCAGCCATACCGGACCGTATCGACTTTCAACGTATTACCACCTTTCAAACACCCTTATCCCTGTATGGGATCATCACCCCTGTTTTCGATGAAATATTTGCTGACCGATTATGGAAAAAATGA
- a CDS encoding DUF4134 family protein, with the protein MKYFLSFAGCLVSAAAFAQPGIAEMQQAKQDLSSSFFSAFDFAMVLAVLFGLLGALRVYHNWQMGKDRIDSAVAAWFFASFFMILAGPFLRALFGI; encoded by the coding sequence ATGAAATATTTCCTGTCTTTTGCCGGCTGCCTGGTATCAGCGGCGGCATTTGCCCAACCCGGTATCGCTGAGATGCAGCAGGCTAAACAGGACCTGTCCTCATCCTTTTTTTCGGCCTTCGATTTTGCAATGGTCCTGGCTGTCCTGTTCGGCCTGTTAGGTGCCCTAAGGGTGTACCATAACTGGCAGATGGGTAAGGACCGCATAGATTCAGCCGTGGCTGCATGGTTCTTCGCTTCATTCTTTATGATCCTTGCGGGTCCTTTTTTGCGGGCATTATTCGGAATCTGA
- a CDS encoding DUF4134 domain-containing protein produces MFTKTKKLWASAVLLALSVPVFAQSGVNGLNTATTTLKTYVAPVTNITLVIGGIVGIVGAIRVYSKWNSGDQDINKELMGWGGSCVFLVVSALVIKAFFGL; encoded by the coding sequence ATGTTTACAAAAACAAAAAAATTATGGGCTTCAGCCGTATTGCTGGCCCTGTCGGTTCCTGTATTTGCACAAAGCGGCGTTAACGGCCTGAACACTGCAACCACAACCTTAAAGACCTATGTAGCACCGGTAACCAATATCACGCTGGTGATCGGTGGTATCGTCGGCATTGTGGGTGCCATCCGCGTCTATTCCAAATGGAACAGCGGTGACCAAGACATCAATAAAGAACTCATGGGATGGGGCGGCAGCTGCGTCTTTCTCGTAGTTTCCGCATTGGTGATCAAAGCTTTCTTCGGCTTATAA
- a CDS encoding CHC2 zinc finger domain-containing protein — protein MSKLLTARELKEQASLVDLLSRLGYQPVPKRGREKMYISMLRDNDSNPSFSVNDDLGVWFDHGAGKGGNIIDFGLAYWKHLGFNEVVKKIQDVCSIEAAEPRTLRPRKPVKVNHVVEKVRPLGAHPAITDYLKSRGVFEVAKFYLSEVYYFVEDENDVRKHYFAAGWLNENNSWEVRNRYFKGCMGHKGITFIPGHPKKAALFEGFLDFLSWRFDNPEADHSIIVLNTLTLLQQGIAKAKAFSCLDIYFDRDKAGKLASRDFLKALPYATDRSSAYEGFNDYNDKIKAQVKTGASEQGIKTNFFGNIKVPFVR, from the coding sequence ATGTCAAAGTTATTAACCGCCAGGGAGCTGAAGGAACAAGCCTCGCTGGTAGACCTGCTAAGCCGTTTAGGATATCAGCCTGTTCCCAAACGCGGCCGCGAAAAAATGTATATCAGTATGCTGCGGGACAATGATAGCAATCCATCCTTTAGTGTGAACGATGATCTTGGTGTATGGTTCGACCACGGTGCCGGGAAAGGCGGGAACATTATTGATTTTGGTTTGGCCTATTGGAAGCATTTGGGGTTTAACGAGGTGGTTAAAAAGATCCAGGACGTATGTTCAATCGAAGCAGCTGAACCGAGGACGTTAAGGCCCCGAAAACCTGTCAAGGTCAACCATGTCGTTGAAAAAGTAAGGCCGTTGGGCGCACATCCGGCTATAACAGATTATTTAAAAAGCCGGGGAGTGTTTGAAGTTGCCAAATTTTACCTGAGCGAGGTCTATTATTTCGTAGAGGATGAGAACGATGTTCGTAAACATTATTTCGCCGCAGGCTGGCTGAATGAAAATAACTCCTGGGAGGTTCGAAACAGGTATTTCAAAGGCTGTATGGGACACAAAGGCATAACCTTTATTCCCGGACATCCGAAAAAGGCTGCCCTGTTTGAAGGCTTTCTTGACTTTTTGAGCTGGCGTTTTGACAATCCCGAGGCAGACCACAGTATTATAGTTTTAAATACCCTGACCTTGTTACAACAAGGTATCGCCAAAGCAAAAGCCTTTTCCTGCCTGGATATCTATTTTGACCGGGATAAGGCCGGTAAACTGGCCAGCAGGGATTTTTTAAAAGCATTACCCTATGCTACCGACCGTTCATCGGCATACGAAGGTTTTAACGATTATAATGATAAGATAAAGGCGCAGGTCAAAACAGGTGCCAGTGAGCAAGGAATCAAAACGAATTTCTTTGGTAATATTAAAGTGCCTTTTGTTAGGTAG
- a CDS encoding relaxase/mobilization nuclease domain-containing protein: MIARILEKPSRTFAGVKYNTDKVDRNTGELMLIANFGAMHALSNPRPQDLVNYLLMVSAQNKGIKNTQFHAVISASGRNYNKQELTKIAVMWLKEMKYGDQPYLIVFHKDTENNHVHVVSSRVGKDGKQIDRDYEQVRAVRNINQVLGYDFAMQYRFSTKAQFYLILENQGFLGRDYLNEEKLQKKINAYKPDRARIAELRDLFIAYKASPDFVALMHKHYGLDLVFHSSEGKAPYGYTVIDHSTKQVFKGSEILKLQYLLDPHMEIQAALRPPVMELHDYLSDNAITYYSGYAPEPIYIRPIMIADDVDDQQVLGMKRRRQKKARTNTR, from the coding sequence ATGATCGCCCGTATTCTCGAAAAGCCATCCAGGACCTTCGCCGGCGTTAAGTACAATACCGACAAGGTTGACCGCAATACCGGCGAGCTGATGCTGATCGCCAATTTCGGGGCGATGCATGCGCTGAGCAACCCGCGGCCGCAGGACCTGGTTAACTATCTGCTGATGGTTTCCGCCCAGAATAAAGGTATTAAAAATACGCAGTTCCACGCGGTCATTTCAGCATCGGGCCGTAATTATAACAAACAGGAATTAACAAAGATTGCAGTGATGTGGCTTAAAGAAATGAAATACGGCGACCAGCCTTATCTCATTGTCTTCCATAAAGACACGGAAAATAATCACGTTCACGTGGTCAGTTCCCGCGTAGGAAAAGACGGGAAACAGATCGACCGTGATTACGAACAGGTCCGTGCGGTTCGAAACATCAACCAGGTATTGGGCTATGACTTTGCCATGCAATACCGCTTCAGCACCAAAGCGCAGTTCTATCTGATCCTGGAAAACCAGGGTTTTCTCGGGCGGGATTACCTTAATGAAGAGAAGCTTCAAAAAAAGATAAATGCTTATAAACCCGACAGGGCGAGAATTGCAGAACTGCGGGATTTGTTTATTGCCTATAAGGCATCGCCCGATTTCGTTGCATTGATGCATAAGCACTACGGCCTCGACCTGGTATTTCACTCATCCGAAGGAAAAGCACCTTATGGTTATACGGTCATAGACCATTCCACCAAACAGGTTTTTAAAGGAAGCGAGATCCTGAAGCTGCAATACCTGCTGGACCCGCATATGGAAATTCAAGCGGCATTGAGGCCACCGGTCATGGAACTTCATGATTACCTGAGTGACAATGCCATCACCTATTATTCCGGGTATGCACCCGAACCTATTTATATCCGGCCCATCATGATAGCGGATGACGTAGATGACCAGCAGGTGCTTGGCATGAAGCGGCGCAGACAAAAGAAAGCAAGAACAAACACCCGTTAA
- a CDS encoding helix-turn-helix domain-containing protein translates to MLHIRSVKNVRNQPLINALGQRVRILRTQKKLSMERLAELSEIDYRQVSYVELGQTDASISTLSALCKGLEITLAELMDAEGLK, encoded by the coding sequence GTGTTGCACATTCGTTCTGTGAAGAACGTCCGAAACCAACCACTTATCAACGCACTTGGCCAAAGGGTCAGGATTCTTAGAACCCAAAAGAAACTTTCCATGGAAAGGCTTGCCGAATTATCCGAGATAGATTATCGCCAGGTATCTTATGTTGAACTGGGACAAACTGATGCTTCGATCAGTACCTTATCCGCATTATGCAAAGGTCTCGAAATTACTTTGGCAGAATTAATGGATGCTGAAGGATTGAAATAA
- a CDS encoding DUF1398 domain-containing protein — protein MFTLQQIRAAHAKVKSGIDFPAYVHEIKQLGLVHYDFLVKNGQTEYHGANGLQVNGEARYPEKIISIQSSSIAVRQIIAEHQQGKSDFLTFCQLVAGAGVNKWVVDTQAMICTYYDLAGNSLVAEPIPESGY, from the coding sequence ATGTTCACACTACAACAAATAAGGGCGGCACACGCCAAAGTAAAAAGCGGCATAGATTTCCCCGCTTATGTGCATGAAATAAAACAACTGGGCCTAGTGCATTATGACTTCCTGGTGAAAAACGGACAAACCGAATACCACGGCGCAAACGGCTTACAGGTAAATGGCGAGGCGCGCTATCCCGAAAAAATAATTTCAATTCAGTCCTCATCAATCGCCGTCCGGCAGATCATTGCCGAGCATCAGCAGGGCAAAAGCGATTTCTTAACATTCTGTCAGCTGGTGGCCGGAGCTGGGGTGAACAAATGGGTTGTTGACACCCAGGCAATGATCTGCACTTATTACGATCTGGCGGGCAACAGCCTGGTTGCAGAACCTATCCCGGAAAGTGGTTATTAA